One window of Nocardia sp. NBC_00508 genomic DNA carries:
- a CDS encoding type VII secretion target, with product MEIDPAVLRQLASQHDQVARDTREWAKPPADWLANFLPTYGKIAFPVYEALEKYYDARQRAGDALAGEHERTRDSLLASAEAYEDADDEFGSQIRQAGGLIDGSPLPVAPAGPSSDSPGPDGSTPPFTPPPGGPPGGPTAVGPDGTQNNNPLGTTPGESNGATPSSTATPSGPVTAPTDSSGGAPNATGTTSTSTGPSSTGVTAPAGTGVPPTGAGPLYSSADDRGSAQPPSGATGRPDLPPMPLPVTTPFGAAVAAAKDKEAEPAYVVGGQVNDDLVLAKTLLGSVLAAVDSPVGMAWSVAVLRGPGGVGVFITSNEGRGWLPAGLYLPREVSTPWNWDELLTEGDGSGSPWEGVTDPARVLAEFGLAWGAKANAQLSALVSSGSIDPGLRSRFSDAAMEGLVGPSYDVDLREFTPDTADRLGLTGSIAALEHVSAVPDAQVRSRCTELAADAHAQVGRSGPVPAEAAASRQVRERILAALQAGRPVASELWNELRDADDLLAASMLGQRVDVGRVEIGQLRVDAGLSPLRSMVFERRCNELVLLLADESSRQTLRDAVYAHEQITQHPQFVSTPAPVSTATQPERVARPTVPAVTAPDVVAGPPPTSVVAPSTPPPVAPPERS from the coding sequence ATGGAAATCGACCCTGCAGTATTGCGTCAGCTGGCCAGTCAACACGACCAGGTCGCGCGCGATACCCGGGAATGGGCCAAACCGCCGGCGGATTGGCTCGCGAACTTCCTGCCCACCTACGGCAAGATCGCGTTCCCGGTCTACGAGGCGCTGGAAAAGTACTATGACGCCCGGCAGCGCGCTGGTGACGCGCTGGCCGGCGAGCATGAGCGTACTCGCGATTCCCTGCTGGCGTCCGCGGAGGCCTACGAAGATGCCGACGATGAGTTCGGTTCACAGATCCGGCAAGCCGGTGGCCTGATCGACGGCTCGCCGTTGCCCGTGGCCCCCGCTGGGCCGTCAAGTGATTCGCCTGGTCCGGACGGGTCGACGCCACCGTTCACCCCGCCACCCGGTGGACCTCCGGGTGGTCCGACTGCGGTTGGACCCGACGGCACCCAGAACAACAACCCCCTGGGCACTACGCCTGGCGAGTCGAATGGGGCGACGCCGTCGAGCACGGCTACGCCGTCCGGTCCGGTCACGGCGCCAACGGACTCCTCCGGCGGCGCACCCAACGCCACCGGCACGACGTCGACGTCGACCGGGCCGTCGAGCACCGGTGTGACGGCGCCGGCCGGGACCGGCGTGCCACCTACTGGTGCAGGACCCCTCTATTCCTCGGCGGACGACAGAGGATCGGCGCAGCCACCCAGCGGCGCGACTGGTCGGCCGGACCTGCCGCCGATGCCGCTGCCGGTCACGACTCCGTTCGGCGCCGCGGTGGCCGCGGCGAAGGACAAGGAGGCCGAACCGGCGTATGTGGTCGGCGGTCAGGTGAACGACGACCTGGTGCTGGCCAAGACCCTGCTCGGCAGCGTGCTGGCGGCAGTGGACTCCCCGGTGGGTATGGCCTGGTCGGTAGCGGTGCTGCGTGGTCCAGGTGGAGTCGGCGTATTCATCACCTCGAACGAAGGCCGCGGCTGGTTGCCAGCGGGCCTGTACCTGCCGCGGGAGGTCTCCACCCCGTGGAACTGGGACGAGTTGCTGACCGAGGGAGACGGCAGCGGATCGCCGTGGGAGGGTGTGACCGACCCGGCCCGGGTGCTAGCCGAATTCGGCCTGGCCTGGGGTGCCAAGGCGAACGCGCAATTGTCGGCGCTGGTATCGTCCGGATCGATCGACCCCGGCTTGCGTTCCCGATTCAGTGACGCGGCGATGGAAGGACTCGTCGGTCCGTCCTACGACGTCGATCTGCGTGAATTCACACCGGACACGGCCGACCGGCTCGGCCTGACCGGGTCGATCGCGGCTCTCGAACACGTGTCGGCGGTCCCCGACGCGCAGGTCCGGTCCCGCTGCACGGAACTCGCCGCCGACGCGCACGCGCAGGTCGGGCGATCCGGACCGGTGCCCGCCGAGGCCGCCGCGTCACGGCAGGTGCGGGAACGCATTCTCGCCGCGCTGCAGGCGGGAAGGCCGGTGGCGTCCGAACTGTGGAACGAATTGCGCGACGCCGACGATCTGCTGGCGGCCTCGATGCTCGGACAGCGGGTCGACGTCGGCCGGGTGGAGATCGGGCAGCTGCGGGTGGACGCCGGGCTTTCGCCCTTGCGCAGCATGGTCTTCGAGCGCCGGTGCAACGAGCTGGTGCTGTTGCTCGCGGACGAGTCGAGCAGGCAGACGCTGCGCGACGCCGTGTACGCGCACGAACAGATCACGCAGCATCCACAGTTCGTCTCGACTCCGGCGCCGGTGTCCACCGCCACCCAGCCCGAGCGCGTCGCTCGGCCCACGGTCCCGGCTGTCACCGCACCGGATGTCGTTGCGGGGCCGCCGCCCACTTCCGTGGTCGCGCCGTCGACGCCACCCCCGGTCGCGCCTCCGGAGCGGTCGTGA